One part of the Vicia villosa cultivar HV-30 ecotype Madison, WI linkage group LG6, Vvil1.0, whole genome shotgun sequence genome encodes these proteins:
- the LOC131613702 gene encoding uncharacterized protein LOC131613702, whose protein sequence is MVHGPCGLANQKSPCMKDGRCTKFYPKKFQSTTIVDQEGYPVYRRRNNGHTIQKNDIIFHSGHVVPHNPSLLLKYEAHINMEWCNQNTSIKYLFKYINKGSDRISAIIQGQDKNNVDEIKQYLDCRYISPSEACWRIFSYSIHGRKPAVERLFFHMEGENSMYYKDYEQVGDVLLKPSVTESMFTAWFEANKTYEEARLLTYGDFVSKFVYHKRSRSWKPRKRGYTIGRLIWVPQSTGELFYLRMMLTVKKGPLCYQDIKTVDGKKCKTFRDACFAMGFLQDDREFVEAIKEAHLWGLGPFYANYL, encoded by the coding sequence ATGGTTCATGGTCCTTGTGGTTTGGCAAATCAAAAGTCACCTTGTATGAAAGATGGGAGATGCACAAAGTTTTACCCTAAGAAATTCCAAAGTACAACTATAGTGGACCAAGAAGGCTACCCGGTTTATAGGAGAAGAAACAACGGACACACCATTCAAAAGAACGACATCATCTTTCATAGTGGTCATGTTGTTCCTCACAATCCAAGTTTGTTATTGAAGTACGAAGCCCACATCAACATGGAATGGTGCAATCAAAATACTTCTATCAAATACCTTttcaaatatattaataaagGCTCCGATAGAATTTCAGCAATCATACAAGGCCAAGACAAAAACAACGTTGATGAGATCAAACAATATTTGGATTGTCGATACATCTCCCCAAGTGAAGCATGTTGGCGGATATTTTCTTATTCTATACATGGCAGAAAACCAGCCGTAGAAAGATTGTTTTTTCACATGGAAGGTGAAAACTCTATGTACTACAAAGACTACGAGCAGGTTGGTGATGTGTTGCTCAAACCAAGTGTAACGGAGTCCATGTTTACGGCTTGGTTTGAGGCTAACAAGACTTATGAGGAAGCAAGATTGCTAACTTATGGTGACTTTGTTTCTAAATTTGTCTATCATAAACGAAGTCGAAGTTGGAAACCAAGGAAGCGAGGGTATACCATTGGTCGTCTAATTTGGGTTCCGCAATCCACTGGTGAGTTGTTTTATTTAAGAATGATGCTTACCGTCAAGAAAGGTCCGTTATGCTATCAAGACATCAAAACGGTTGATGGTAAGAAGTGCAAAACTTTTAGAGATGCATGCTTTGCGATGGGATTTTTACAAGATGATCGTGAATTTGTCGAGGCAATCAAAGAGGCGCATCTTTGGGGTTTGGGTCCTTTTTACGCAAACTATTTGTGA
- the LOC131613703 gene encoding uncharacterized protein LOC131613703 — MDFNSDSDNDSDYDPFTAYHSEDEICSETDEHEAPFTIHGYATGTESEYYDIGSPLIECRYCKAMMWYQERMHKSTHSANPKFMMCCGNGKVELPLLRQPPEPLATLLFDHENNVSRKFQQHIRLYNMMFAFTSPGARLDNRFNNGRGPPILRIQGQTCHRIGSMLPPQGQKPKFAQLYIYDTENEVENRMHHLRNKENIDPLVVNQLSSMLYEFNPHAKIFQMARHWLNSGEPQNLKLRLISNRSTDGRVYNQPTVSEVAALVVGDIDTTEMRDIIMQTRGGGLQRINELHAAYMAYQYPLIFPYGEDGYRPDVAHRDLPVNENSIRNRLTIREWLAFRIQTRSKEAKTLLSSRRLFQQFLVDGYTMLESEKLEWLRKNQPKLRVSKYNSLHEEGDQSQAPGLTIGKRVVLPSSFVGGRRFMDQLYYDGMAICSKVGFPDLFITFTCNPNWPEIQRVLGPLHLKPQDRPNIISRIFKIKFDQLLSDLTKKGVIGKVLACKLFSPFTLF; from the exons ATGGACTTTAACAGCGACTCCGACAATGATAGCGACTACGACCCTTTTACGG CATATCATTCCGAAGATGAAATCTGTTCAGAGACAGACGAGCATGAAGCACCTTTTACAATCCATGGCTATGCAACCGGAACTGAGTCGG AATATTACGATATCGGTTCACCTCTTATCGAATGTCGTtattgtaaagcaatgatgtgGTATCAAGAGAGGATGCACAAAAGTACCCACTCTGCTAACCCGAAGTTTATGATGTGTTGTGGGAACGGAAAAGTTGAACTCCCACTGCTAAGACAGCCTCCGGAACCACTTGCAACACTTTTGTTTGATCACGAAAATAATGTTAGTCGGAAGTTTCAACAACATATCCGACTATACAATATGATGTTTGCATTCACATCACCGGGAGCAAGGTTGGACAATCGTTTTAACAACGGACGTGGCCCTCCAATACTAAGGATACAAGGTCAGACGTGTCATCGCATCGGAAGTATGTTGCCTCCTCAAGGTCAAAAACCAAAGTTCGCTCAGTTATATATTTATGACACCGAGAATGAGGTGGAAAACAGAATGCATCATCTAAG GAACAAAGAGAACATCGATCCTTTGGTTGTCAATCAATTGTCCAGCATGTTGTATGAATTCAATCCTCATGCTAAGATCTTTCAAATGGCAAGACACTGGTTGAATAGCGGGGAGCCTCAAAACCTAAAACTTCGACTAATTTCTAATCGGTCTACTGATGGCAGAGTGTATAATCAGCCAACTGTCAGTGAAGTTGCAGCCTTGGTTGTTGGAGATATTGACACGACAGAAATGAGGGATATAATAATGCAAACTAGAGGAGGAGGACTTCAAAGAATCAACGAGCTCCATGCCGCTTACATGGCTTACCAGTATCCGTTGATTTTTCCGTATGGTGAGGATGGCTATAGACCTGATGTAGCACATAGGGACCTACCTGTAAATGAAAACAGCATCAGAAATAGGCTCACGATTCGCGAATGGCTGGCCTTCCGCATTCAAACCAGATCAAAAGAAGCTAAGACTTTGTTATCTTCTAGAAGGTTGTTCCAGCAATTTCTGGTCGATGGTTACACTATGTTAGAGTCCGAGAAACTAGAATGGCTGCGCAAAAATCAACCAAAGCTTCGGGTGTCCAAGTACAACTCTTTACATGAAGAGGGCGACCAAAGTCAAGCTCCAGGTTTAACCATAGGTAAACGAGTGGTGTTGCCTTCGTCCTTTGTTGGCGGTCGTAGGTTTATGGATCAATTGTACTATGATGGAATGGCTATATGCAGTAAAGTTGGATTTCCAGATTTGTTTATTACTTTTACATGTAACCCAAATTGGCCTGAGATTCAAAGGGTGCTTGGTCCTCTTCATTTGAAGCCTCAAGATCGACCGAATATCATTtctagaattttcaaaatcaagtttgatcAATTGCTTTCAGATTTGACCAAAAAAGGTGTTATTGGCAAAGTGCTTGCTTGTAAGTTATTTTCTCCGTttactttattttga